The following coding sequences lie in one Oscillospiraceae bacterium genomic window:
- the trpS gene encoding tryptophan--tRNA ligase, whose product MENTKKTILSGVQPSGTLTIGNYLGALRNWELLQDEYNCLYCVVDLHAITVRQNPAELRRRTLETLAIYIACGLDPAKNTLFVQSHVHQHAELNWVLSCYTMFGELSRMTQFKDKSAKNANNINAGLFTYPVLMAADILLYQADMVPVGADQKQHIEIARDIAERFNTVYSPTFTIPEPYFAKAGAKIMSLAEPEKKMSKSEENPNAAVFLTDSRDDIIRKFKRAVTDSDALVKYDESRMGIANLMNIYSCFTGKTHEEIEREFDGKGYADFKLAVGEACADGLKPVQDKFNMLLENKDELEKIMAEGARSASYLAQKTLSKVYRKVGFYQLGK is encoded by the coding sequence CAACTGGGAGCTTCTGCAGGACGAATATAACTGTCTGTACTGCGTAGTTGACCTTCACGCCATCACGGTGCGTCAGAACCCTGCCGAGCTTCGCCGCAGAACACTGGAAACACTGGCAATATACATAGCCTGCGGACTTGACCCTGCAAAAAACACCCTTTTTGTGCAGAGTCACGTGCATCAGCATGCTGAGCTTAACTGGGTGCTCAGCTGTTACACAATGTTCGGTGAATTATCCAGAATGACACAGTTCAAGGATAAATCCGCCAAGAATGCCAATAATATCAACGCAGGTCTTTTCACCTATCCCGTTTTGATGGCGGCGGATATACTTCTGTATCAGGCGGACATGGTACCCGTAGGTGCAGACCAGAAGCAGCACATTGAAATAGCCCGCGATATCGCCGAGCGCTTCAATACTGTTTATTCCCCCACATTTACCATTCCCGAGCCTTATTTTGCAAAAGCGGGTGCAAAAATAATGTCGCTTGCCGAGCCGGAAAAGAAAATGTCCAAATCTGAGGAAAACCCCAATGCGGCTGTATTTCTCACCGACAGCAGAGATGATATTATCCGCAAGTTCAAGCGTGCCGTTACCGACAGTGATGCACTTGTAAAATACGACGAAAGCCGTATGGGCATTGCAAACCTCATGAACATCTACTCCTGCTTTACAGGTAAGACACACGAGGAAATCGAGCGTGAGTTTGACGGTAAAGGCTATGCAGACTTCAAGCTGGCAGTAGGCGAGGCGTGTGCTGACGGACTTAAGCCGGTACAGGACAAATTCAACATGCTGCTTGAAAACAAGGACGAGCTTGAAAAAATAATGGCGGAGGGTGCGCGCAGTGCATCTTATCTTGCCCAGAAGACACTTTCCAAGGTTTACCGCAAGGTGGGCTTCTATCAGTTAGGAAAGTAA